A region from the Silene latifolia isolate original U9 population chromosome 7, ASM4854445v1, whole genome shotgun sequence genome encodes:
- the LOC141590674 gene encoding protein FAR1-RELATED SEQUENCE 5-like — MSSTQRSEQQNRFSKTYVNGRTTLSQFAQKIEEALKLKVEEETANNHDCTEKPYKIECNLLVEQVFHKLYTKKIYKLVRDEVIGLIYTNADPPRRLGHSVTFNVEDKKVAPFGKCKKYWVDIDRSVGLLKCSCKLFEFKGILCRHIIRCMVIEDVKVIPEKYILDRWRKDLVREYETIKTGYYNPEASARAKKSLEVTIRNHYISTLALRDDETYATYDRLTSELIKELEGIVGVETIDAYVPRRCFF; from the coding sequence ATGTCGTCGACGCAGAGGAGTGAGCAACAAAACCGGTTTTCCAAAACTTATGTCAATGGGAGGACTACTTTAAGTCAGTTTGCCCAGAAAATTGAGGAAGCCTTGAAATTGAAAGTGGAGGAGGAGACCGCGAACAATCACGATTGCACAGAGAAACCGTATAAGATTGAGTGCAACTTACTTGTTGAGCAGGTTTTCCATAAATTGTATACTAAGAAGATATATAAGTTGGTACGTGACGAGGTAATTGGGTTAATTTATACGAACGCTGATCCGCCGAGAAGACTTGGGCATAGTGTGACATTTAACGTTGAAGATAAAAAAGTGGCGCCATTTGGTAAGTGTAAGAAATACTGGGTTGATATTGACAGAAGTGTGGGACTGCTCAAGTGCTCATGTAAGTTATTTGAGTTCAAGGGTATACTGTGTCGACATATTATTAGATGCATGGTTATCGAAGATGTGAAGGTGATCCCGGAGAAGTATATACTTGATCGATGGCGAAAGGACTTGGTTAGAGAATACGAGACAATCAAAACTGGGTACTATAATCCGGAAGCCTCAGCTCGTGCGAAGAAGTCGTTGGAGGTAACTATAAGGAACCATTACATTTCCACACTAGCGCTTCGAGACGATGAAACTTATGCAACATATGATAGATTGACTTCTGAATTAATTAAGGAGTTGGaggggattgttggtgttgaaACTATAGACGCCTATGTCCCCCGGCGGTGTTTCTTCTAG
- the LOC141590673 gene encoding uncharacterized protein LOC141590673: MGRSGGLAMLWQKDIDCRFMSASVHHMDFTICYDGKEWRLTGFYGWPAVSDRHLSWELLRLLEGQSTLPWVCIGDYNEILFSTEMKGGSRSQWQMNNFRSVVDDCQLRDVPWVGYNFSFDNGQAGEANRQCMLDRALCTSQWLDFYPHARLFYMDREWSDHAPIKLCLNAKELEAARVRPFRFEQIWVGEDGSEDAVERGVARGRGDLVAVLDECARELRGWQKININKIGKEIEKKRKQLARFNEGDRSEENVQRRRQLVAKISNLRRQEEQYWRQRSRALWLKDGDRNTKFFHTRAGERKRKNYIAKLIDDEGAERVGTEAVTNVAMEYFQALFTSSNPTNFDDVLTGIGGRVSEVMNEGLRRDYGERRCSRP, encoded by the coding sequence ATGGGGAGGTCAGGGGGTCTTGCTATGTTGTGGCAAAAGGATATTGATTGTCGGTTCATGTCTGCTTCAGTTCACCATATGGATTTTACAATCTGTTATGATGGGAAGGAGTGGAGGCTTACGGGGTTTTATGGATGGCCGGCGGTCTCAGACCGCCACTTATCTTGGGAGCTGCTTCGGCTGCTTGAGGGGCAGTCGACGTTGCCGTGGGTGTGTATTGGTGATTACAATGAGATCCTGTTCTCTACTGAGATGAAAGGGGGTAGTCGATCGCAATGGCAGATGAATAATTTCAGATCAGTTGTGGATGATTGTCAGTTGCGAGATGTTCCGTGGGTTGGGTACAATTTTTCTTTTGATAACGGACAAGCAGGAGAAGCTAATAGACAATGTATGCTAGATAGAGCTCTTTGCACATCTCAGTGGCTTGATTTCTACCCTCACGCTCGTCTTTTCTACATGGACCGTGAGTGGTCGGACCATGCCCCGATCAAGCTTTGTCTAAATGCGAAGGAGTTGGAGGCGGCCAGAGTGCGACCGTTTCGTTTTGAACAGATTTGGGTTGGAGAGGATGGGAGTGAGGATGCCGTGGAGAGAGGGGTGGCGAGGGGAAGAGGTGACTTGGTGGCGGTCCTTGATGAATGTGCGCGGGAATTAAGAGGGTGGCAGAAGATCAATATAAACAAAATAGGCAAAGAGATAGAGAAGAAGAGGAAGCAGCTGGCACGTTTTAATGAAGGGGATCGTTCTGAGGAAAATGTGCAGCGAAGAAGACAACTGGTGGCGAAAATTTCCAATCTTCGTCGCCAGGAAGAACAATATTGGAGACAAAGGTCAAGAGCGCTGTGGCTTAAAGATGGGGATCGAAATACCAAGTTTTTTCACACTCGAGCAGGAGAACGGAAAAGGAAAAATTACATTGCAAAGCTAATTGATGATGAAGGGGCCGAAAGGGTGGGTACCGAGGCTGTTACCAATGTGGCGATGGAATATTTTCAAGCTCTCTTTACTTCTTCGAATCCCACCAACTTCGATGATGTCTTGACGGGAATTGGGGGTCGTGTTTCTGAGGTAATGAACGAAGGCCTGCGAAGAGATTACGGGGAGAGGAGGTGCTCGAGGCCTTGA